One stretch of Periplaneta americana isolate PAMFEO1 chromosome 1, P.americana_PAMFEO1_priV1, whole genome shotgun sequence DNA includes these proteins:
- the pelo gene encoding protein pelota — MKLLNKNVDKDGGGSVTLMPEESEDMWHAYNLISEGDCVRASTIRKVQNESATGSSTSNRVRTTLTIRIENIDFDTQACVLRLKGRNIAENQYVKMGAYHTLDLEVNRKFTLSKSEWDSVALERVDTACDPTQNADVAAVVMQEGLAHICLITSSMTLVRAKIDQCIPRKRKGNVQQHEKGLQRYFESVMQGILRHVNFDIVKCVLIASPGFVRDQFYEYMFQQAVKLDNKVLLENKSKFMLIHSSSGFKHSLREVLTDPSVVAKMADTKASGEVRALEAFYTMLQTEPAKAFYGPKHVERANEAQAIETLLISDNLFRIQDVKLRKQYVALVDSVRESGGEVKIFSSMHVSGEQLDQLTGVAAILRFPMPELDEEEGSDQES; from the exons AtgaaacttttaaataaaaaCGTTGATAAAGATGGAGGAGG GAGTGTCACCCTTATGCCGGAAGAGTCGGAGGATATGTGGCATGCTTACAACCTTATTAGTGAAGGAGATTGTGTTCGTGCATCTACAATAAG gAAAGTGCAAAATGAATCCGCTACTGGTTCATCAACAAGTAACCGTGTTCGTACAACATTAACAATTCGCATTGAAAATATTGACTTTGATACACAAGCATGTGTTCTTCGGCTAAAAGGACGAAATATAGCAGAAAATCAATATGTTAAG ATGGGTGCATATCACACTTTGGATCTGGAAGTGAATCGTAAATTTACACTCTCTAAATCAGAATGGGATTCTGTTGCATTAGAGCGAGTAGATACAGCATGCGATCCAACACAG AATGCTGATGTTGCTGCTGTAGTGATGCAAGAAGGATTAGCACATATTTGTCTCATCACATCGAGCATGACTTTGGTGAGAGCCAAGATAGATCAATGTATTCCACGAAAAAGAAAAGGCAATGTCCAACAGCATGAAAAG GGTCTGCAACGTTACTTTGAGAGTGTGATGCAAGGAATCCTTCGTCATGTGAATTTTGACATTGTGAAGTGTGTACTCATTGCCAGTCCTGGCTTTGTACGTGACCAGTTCTACGAATATATGTTTCAACAAGCAGTAAAGTTAGACAACAAAGTTCTGCTAGAAAATAAGAGTAAATTTATGCTGATTCACTCCTCTAGTGGCTTCAAGCATTCACTGCGAG AAGTTCTAACAGATCCTTCAGTAGTAGCTAAAATGGCAGACACCAAAGCATCTGGTGAAGTTCGAGCTCTCGAAGCATTCTACACCATGTTGCAGACTGAGCCTGCCAAAGCATTTTATGGTCCCAAACATGTTGAGCGTGCTAATGAAGCTCAGGCTATTGAAACGCTGCTCATATCAGATAATCTCTTTCG GATCCAGGATGTGAAGCTACGGAAACAGTATGTAGCTCTGGTAGACAGTGTACGTGAATCTGGGGGCGAAGTAAAAATATTCTCAAGCATGCATGTCTCTGGCGaac